Sequence from the Canis lupus familiaris isolate Mischka breed German Shepherd unplaced genomic scaffold, alternate assembly UU_Cfam_GSD_1.0 chrUn_S1783H1980, whole genome shotgun sequence genome:
CTATTCAGGAGTTTCCCTAGTTAGACAGCTATCAATTAAGTCAAAGAACCTGTATATTTTGAACGGCTATTGCTGCAAAGCACTTTATGAGGAATcaatggaaagagaagaggaaggagaagaattgGTTTCTTCCGTTGAGTTGATAGTCAAACTGGATGGATAAAAATTCTTCACATActataatttttgaaaagcattaTTACAGGTACCCATTAGTAACTGCCAAGATAATCTTATAAGAGACCAAGTTGCAAGTAacatcttgaagaagaaaaggagtggGGGTTATAGATCTTCTGGAAGTGTAGGCACCTGAGATGGGGCTTCAGAGAATAGATGcctaggcagagacatagaatgTAGGAATGCAGGCAGGGGGACTAGCTGTGTGCCTTACTCTCCGATAGACATCATTGAGGTAACACCTGATCCAGCAGCCCACACGTTACTCAGTGGAGCATGAAGAATAGCTTCCTTTTAATGGACATTTCAAACTGAAGTTGACTTCCAGCCCTTTCAGAGCTGTAGAACTTGTTTTAATCAACTTCCCTTGATAAAAGAGCTGGATTCTAGCAACTATACCTCCTTTATCCTCTCTCTACTGATGTCTGGAGccatgagaatttttttcttagtttctgctGCTCTCATTCTCCTTGCTCACATTTTCTCAGGTAAGAGGGAAATCCTAATAGATGTAAGGGTGGCAATCTGTCTTTTGAGAGAAAGTTCAGGCTTTAGAAAAGTGCATGACTAATCCCTGTATTCTAAAAATGTCCCAGCACAAAGCAGTTACTAGAAATCTTTTCTTGAGCTTAAATACAAAATTACTGAGCTGAACTATCTCCACCCAGAAGGGTATCTGGTTAATTTCCCTCAAAGCTCCACCAAGGGATTCAGACTTCTCTTCACAGTTAGCTCTTTTCCATCTTCTGTAATCATCCACACAGCTTCAGCGTGTGCCAAAGTGATAGctctaaaatgagagaaaatttcaGAGGCAAATTTCAAGCACACGTGTTAATTTAGAGAAGTATAGCTTTTGTagcctaaatgaaaaaaaaaaaacttatgataAGAGATTCTTagtctctttttttgtgtttttttcctatttttatgttttattagttGGTCTAAATCTCCTAATCTTAGATTACTTAGAATTTCTTTCTAGTTCTCACATACGAATAGAAAATTATGTCATTTAAACAACTAACATCTTGATTGGTTTGCTTTTACATGTTTGAGAGCTTTGAAATGATCTCTTTTTGCTCAGTACTGCCAAGACTCTATCcctaagacattttaaaaagatttatttatttattttagagagagagagagagctggaagaggggcagagggaaagagagaatctcaagcagactctccagtgaacagagcctgatgtggtgcttaatccatgacctgagatcatggcctgggccaaaattaagagtctgatgcCCAACTGAGACAGTCAGGTGCCATCGCCCCCCCACCAAGAAACTTTTATATCCATCCCTTCTCAACTATACTTCTGTTATTAAGTCATGACTAATGGGGGTTCCTCATGTATTATGAAGCACTTTACTACTTCATGATTTCCGGATTTCTGCACTTACTTACTACACAATCGGGCCTTAATAGGCCTACCAGACCAATACATATAGCACTTAATAAGCAATTGTTTGGGCACTATAGAAAAAGCaggtaaaatggagataaaaaatgtaattagagTATGATCTTCATGCTTAATTTACTTGaagtttactattttattatttgtgtgttgGTAAAAAATAGGTTCCCTGGAATACTAaataagtatttgataaaattcaaatgtaCAAATAAGTGAATGGGTGATATGAGAAGATTCATAAAAACTATAACACAAAAACAGTTCTCAGAAGTGCCATAAATGATGCAGACTATAAAGGAAAGCCATGGGAGTAGAACCGTGGTTCTAACTGTGGGATCCGAAGGGCCTTCTTGGGAAGTGttcttcaccttgcacttttgaAAACAGGTATAAAAACATGCCCTTACATTTCAAAGTCTCATTTATCAGGTCACTTACTTGGTTTCTGCTCCTGTCTTTTCCTGGAGGTCAGACAATGGATCCAGGTAGAGAAGCACATTTTAAGCCATCTTCTCCATTCCCATTCAACAAGTCTCTGATTCATTAAGGGTCCTTTGTTCCCAAACTCAGCTCAGGTACATTTGAATCCTAACAACAAGCCTAGTGTGGGCTCAAAGTAGGAGCGCCACAATCACAACAACCACACAGAATCTCAGAGCTGGAACTGAGAAGAGGAaatgaatacagatttttttacaCCAAAACACCTGAAGTTGGATCTCAGGTCTAATCCTTCTAAGTTGTGTAAACCattgtgcttcagtttcctttctaGAAGTGGTAATAATAATAGGATTGTTTGAAAGATTAAGATACTTGTTATGTTAATTAGAGGCAAACTTATTTtaacaaagacatttaaaaagagagtaaatgaaaaaatagtttatttttcttttagggaaaaatccaaaaaacaagtAAGTTGACTATTATGGTTAGAAAGAAGACTCTTCTCCACCAAGTTACTTTGAGTCTAGGGAGGAAGGTCAACTTTGTGTCCTAAACATGTGTCTTCCATCTGGTTCTAAAGATGCTCTGACAGGAAGGGCTGAAAAGTAAGTAAAGCGCTTGATCAAAAATATTGCACAGAAGCATCTGCATCATTTGATTCCTGTTTCATTGGTCCAAACTTATCAATGCAACCATACAGAGACATGGGGCCTGGGACTGATGTGTTTTGCTGAGTCTCCTTGTGTTATCCAGAGATTCCATTACTCATTGTTTGAAGTGAGAAATAACTGTTTGGGAAGGTTTAACAATCCCTCTGTTTTTATAATCTGCTTAAACAAAGGCAGGCACATCCTCTGTGCCCTGAGAAAGTACAATATTATTATTGTCTGcttatcattgtttttaaatcatcattCTCATTCTTATTATCTGCCTCAATTAAGTATTTAAACACCTTATGAGTATTCCATGTCAGTTGATTAGCTAGATGCCTGATGAACTTCAGTAGTCTATTACAATATCCCCAGTTCAACTTTGGACTCTATTAAAAATTTCCTCTTACTTTGAGCAGAAATCTAAGGCTGTGCAATTCCTTTCTGTTGGTCTGAGTCCTAACTGGGGTACAAACAGGCTCAGTGTTTCTTCAGCATGGCATTATCTCAGGTATATGACAGCAATAtgtgttctttctcctcctcaaaGCTGTATTTTCCAAGAACTCCCTTTGGGAGTGACTGCCagttctttgtattatttctccTGAGAACATCTATCACCAAAAacttttttcaatcatttatctCAAAATACCTTTACTCTTTCAGCTTAATCTTTATTCTGAAGAAAAACTTGTTGTCCACATCACCCTGAATTCCAGAATTAAACCCATTATTCATTGATATTTCTTACAGAACAGATCAGCCTCAGGTTTCTTTTATCTTTGCACCTAAATCTTGAAACTCCACAGCCACATGGCTGTGGTCTATCGTTGCATGTGGGCTATCGTTGACCTGCCTACAGTATAAACAGCACCATCTTTACCTTTTGTCATATATCTGAGACTATTAATTTGGAGACATGAAAACAATCACACATTGGGAAGGAATGTTATTGAAAATAGAAAGTAGACTGCCTCCATCCCAGGAAGACATACTCTGCTTCTAGATATCCTAGAAATGAATATGGCAAAGGAATTGAATACCCAGTAGGGACACTGTGTAAGTTGTGCAGGGAATCTGAGCTCCCATACAGCTGCTCAGGTGACATGTGCTTTTTTGATCGCAGGCGTGTACTCGGTGTCGCAGGAGACTCGGTAATAGGGAATTGTGATTTTGGCCTGGGTGATGTTATGTTGCTTTCTGGTCACCAAGTACTGGATAACTGAGGCCTTGCTTTCTCCACACAGCCCATGGAGCTATACACAGAAGGATGCAGTGTCAGAAGATGGATGGTCGCTGTGAGGTTGAGTGCCTTTCCTTTGAAGATAAGATTGGGGGCTGTAGAGCTGAACTGACACCACTTTGctgcaaaaaaaggaagaataattaaAAGCCAAGCGGAGCTCCAGAAAGTGAGAAGCAAAGATCCTCTGGCTGTGAGCTCCATGCGGCAAACATCTCTGGATTTTTCTCTTGACCTCCAACATGGGCATTCTTTGAATGAAGCTGTCAATCCAGCTTCTGACACTGCAGAGAAATACGATCTGTAGGCCGTGAGGGGCCTGGGGGAAGGCACTGTGTTATGTTGACCTTCGGAATCCTCACTTGCTGGCAGAGGCCCCCTTAATTATTTTATGGATTGATAAAGTGAGTGAGCAGATTAACAGATTAAACAGGTAGAATGGAAAGGTGGGACCATGgttgaaatgttctaaaaccCTGGCTTCAGACAGAGCTGTGACCCTGGGTCTTTGTCGTTCAGACTCTGGTCTCTGTAATATGAGACGACTCAACCACATAGTACATGCCCAGTGATGGACACAAATTGTGGCCGCCTTAGCAGTCCTGCTGGCTCATGCTTCTCCGGCTCCTTCACAGATAGCTGTTAGCAtggcttcccctccctcttcaaTCTGGAACATCAAGTGCCATAATGAAAAGGGCCTGTGTCAAAGTTTAAGCTGGCCAAAGATTGGGTAGCGTCTTCATGCTGGCCTCTTGTAGTGAGAATGTAGCAGTCATGGCCTCTTCAAGAGCAGGGTTCCTAGAGATAGTCTAATTCAACACCTTCATTACAGCGGAGGAGATAGAGACCCCAGAAGATGCCACTGTTGCCGGCTTAGTCACAGCAACACTTTGGCTTTTGGTCTTATGTTCTTAGCATGTCCACAAAATGGGGTCCTGGCTGAGAGCAGAAGCCTGAACAGGGATTATTTATAGCAGCTCGGTGAGCAGCTGGGTGGAAGAAGAAGTGGAAACAGCTGcagaagagttggacactttCCAAGATCCCTCCTGTGACCTTGTGATCCTTGCTTGTCTGGGCTGATGGTAACAGCACACAGGTTTGCTTTTGCCCTTATTTGCCAAAATTCAGACTCCCAGCTTTCAGGGCTAGCAATATATATGTCATAGGCCACTGTCATCCTAGACTGACAGCACACTGCTCCAGAACAGAAGAAAGATAGCCCCTTGGCTCAGTCTGGAGAATGTCCTTACCTATTTGACTAAGCCTGCTTTCTGTAGAGATGTAAATAAAGGAGAGCAGAAAAAACACAACTTACTTCCAAGGATGAGCCAATTTATAAAGGctgtaaaataagaaatcaaaacattttttctaaaaaatgttctGGTGCTGCTACATATCTTCATGGCTAATGGGctgatttttttattctgaaaactacaCAAGAGACGAGTGGGTGGAAGAAGCTCTCTTTTTGCAAGTATCACAGGTCCTGGGGTCTTCCCAGAAGTTGCTTACCCAGGCCTCAGATAAAACTAACTGCCTTTGAGAATCTAAATGTATTTAGGCCTCATaccctgttctttctgttttttttttttctcctgtttccttgCAAAATTAACAGTGGTGTGTATAgtgtcttcctctgcttctcGACTTACAGAAACATCCTCTACCACCTTCAGCCTGCTGGGATTTCTCTTAATGAGGAGACCATGACCTCTTAGACATGTGTTGGTCACCATGCTCTTTGTAAAGACTCCAGGGGCACCCTCGGCAATCTATGGTTGGTATCTCTTGTTACCTCGATACATCGCAAGCATTTCACAATGTGGTCTGTCTCCTCCTTCATTCCTGTCTCCTCTGCCCTTGAAGATAGAAGTCTTCCagctactttctttctcttcttccctgttGTCCTATGTTCTCCCTTTCCTGCGATTGCACACACCCTGGATTCATCCATCTTCATATTACACATGTCTCTAAGCAATTCCAGGAGCTCCTGTGGTTTCAGCCTCTCCTGTTGATGTGGCATTATCTCCTCACCAGCCTTTCCAGGCTCCAAGCCTCCATTCTCTACTCCACTCCACGGCAGTGCATGGATGCCCTGCACACTGCATCTTCCAGACCTTGAGGCCAGTTGCTTCCCATTAGCCCCTTTAATGCAAGACATTGGCAGTAGACAGGAAAATAAGATGAAGGGTGAAGACAGTCCCTTTCATTTCCAGCTCTGGCCAGCAGCACCCCAACAGCAACAGATGGTTGGCTCCAGGCTCCAACTCCTTTTGGCTTTCTCAGCAGCCT
This genomic interval carries:
- the LOC119878653 gene encoding beta-defensin 107A-like gives rise to the protein MSGAMRIFFLVSAALILLAHIFSAHGAIHRRMQCQKMDGRCEVECLSFEDKIGGCRAELTPLCCKKRKNN